From one Microbacter margulisiae genomic stretch:
- a CDS encoding RNA-binding S4 domain-containing protein has product MGNEIRIDKWLWTMRLFKTRSLAADYCKKGRVMMHGISMKPSHMVKEGDIIQLRRPPVMFSFRIIAISPNRLSAKFVSNFMENVTPLDQFELLEVSHISGFVDRDRGLGRPTKKERRDLDFFTDQNYADFLSFDDEDEE; this is encoded by the coding sequence ATGGGTAACGAAATTCGTATTGATAAATGGTTATGGACCATGCGCCTCTTTAAAACGCGATCGTTAGCGGCGGATTATTGTAAAAAGGGGAGGGTCATGATGCATGGGATATCTATGAAACCTTCTCACATGGTTAAAGAAGGAGATATTATTCAACTTCGTCGTCCTCCCGTGATGTTTTCTTTCAGGATTATTGCCATTTCTCCTAATCGATTGAGTGCCAAATTTGTGTCAAATTTTATGGAAAACGTAACACCACTAGATCAATTTGAGCTGTTAGAAGTTTCTCATATAAGTGGATTTGTTGATCGTGACAGAGGGTTGGGAAGACCAACCAAGAAAGAAAGGCGAGATCTGGATTTCTTTACAGACCAGAACTATGCTGACTTTCTATCTTTTGATGATGAGGATGAAGAATAA
- a CDS encoding GtrA family protein — MLIQFVRFCVVGASGTIIDFGLTYLLKEKLRLNPYVANSTGFATAASSNYLLNRIWAFHNHNPQIGEQYALFMLIAVIGLLINNATIYFLVKKWHMNFYVSKVVATIVVTLWNFGMNYLFTFR; from the coding sequence ATGCTGATACAATTTGTTCGTTTTTGTGTGGTTGGCGCATCCGGGACAATTATTGATTTCGGATTGACTTATCTCTTGAAAGAGAAGTTACGCTTGAACCCCTATGTGGCTAATTCTACGGGATTTGCAACAGCGGCTTCATCCAACTACCTTTTGAACAGGATATGGGCATTTCATAATCACAATCCGCAAATAGGGGAACAATATGCGTTGTTTATGTTGATAGCAGTAATAGGTCTGCTGATCAACAACGCTACGATTTACTTTTTGGTCAAGAAATGGCATATGAATTTTTATGTTTCCAAAGTAGTTGCAACAATCGTTGTGACGTTGTGGAATTTCGGAATGAATTATTTATTTACATTTCGATAG
- the gcvT gene encoding glycine cleavage system aminomethyltransferase GcvT: protein MKTTPFTELHMALGAKMHEFAGYNMPIEYSGILDEHFVVRSKVGVFDVSHMGEFWVKGKSALPFLQKITTNDVSSLPIGKAQYTCFPNGHGGIVDDLLIYHYEENKYLLVVNAANIEKDWHWCVSNNTEGAELENSSDRMAQLAVQGPKATKVLQQLTDVDLSSIPYYSFKVGEFAGVPEVILSNTGYTGAGGFELYFYPEDGMKIWNAIFEKGKSEGIQPIGLGARDTLRLEMGFALYGNDIDDSTSPIEAGLGWITKFVPEKTFMDRILLEQQKKEGVSRRLVGFRLTAKGIPRHGYDIADNQGNIIGKVTSGTISPVLKVGIGMGYVSTTFASPGSEIFISIREKLIPAQVVKMPFCKGVIE from the coding sequence ATGAAAACGACCCCATTTACGGAGTTACACATGGCTCTTGGAGCAAAAATGCATGAATTTGCAGGATATAATATGCCGATTGAGTATAGCGGCATTTTGGATGAACATTTTGTTGTTCGTTCAAAAGTAGGTGTTTTTGATGTTTCGCATATGGGCGAATTTTGGGTAAAAGGTAAAAGCGCATTACCTTTTTTGCAAAAAATTACCACCAATGATGTCTCCTCTCTTCCAATAGGGAAAGCTCAATATACCTGCTTCCCCAATGGCCATGGCGGCATTGTGGATGATTTATTGATTTATCACTACGAAGAGAATAAATATTTGTTAGTTGTAAATGCTGCAAATATTGAGAAAGATTGGCACTGGTGTGTTTCTAACAACACGGAAGGCGCCGAGTTGGAAAATAGTTCCGATCGTATGGCACAATTGGCAGTGCAGGGACCTAAAGCTACAAAAGTTTTGCAGCAGCTTACGGATGTCGACTTATCGTCAATTCCTTATTATAGTTTCAAAGTAGGTGAATTTGCTGGCGTTCCGGAAGTAATCCTTTCAAATACAGGTTATACAGGAGCCGGTGGGTTTGAACTTTATTTCTATCCTGAAGATGGGATGAAAATCTGGAATGCTATTTTTGAGAAAGGTAAATCTGAAGGGATTCAACCTATTGGACTTGGCGCCCGCGATACGCTTCGTCTGGAGATGGGCTTTGCATTGTATGGAAACGATATTGATGATTCTACTTCTCCTATTGAGGCAGGACTAGGCTGGATTACAAAATTTGTTCCCGAAAAAACATTTATGGATAGAATTTTATTAGAACAACAAAAAAAAGAAGGGGTTTCCCGTCGTTTGGTAGGATTCCGGTTGACAGCAAAGGGAATTCCAAGGCATGGATACGATATCGCCGATAATCAAGGAAATATAATTGGCAAAGTGACTTCAGGAACTATATCTCCTGTCCTTAAAGTTGGAATCGGAATGGGTTATGTGTCTACAACATTTGCTTCGCCGGGAAGTGAGATATTTATTTCTATACGGGAAAAACTAATTCCTGCACAAGTTGTGAAAATGCCTTTTTGTAAGGGAGTTATTGAATAA
- a CDS encoding DUF362 domain-containing protein, protein MAYVITEDCIACGTCISECPVGAISEGDIYVIDPDVCTDCGTCADVCPSEAIHPA, encoded by the coding sequence ATGGCTTACGTAATTACAGAAGATTGCATTGCATGTGGAACTTGTATTTCAGAATGTCCCGTAGGGGCTATAAGTGAAGGTGATATTTATGTAATTGATCCTGATGTTTGCACAGATTGTGGCACATGCGCCGATGTTTGTCCTTCAGAAGCAATTCATCCGGCATAA
- a CDS encoding DUF4924 family protein gives MFVAKEKKEENIAEYILYMWQIEDLIRANQLDLDAIQQNIIASSSLSPDKKKQLLEWYSDLIEMMRAENIQQTGHLQFVSNALDDLIDLHYALVKSQKHADYTAQLYKALPYMADFIRRSEVASHAKDEVEGCFVFLYGVFLLRLQRKPLTQETEQAFAQISKLIALLSLKYKQFQLGALDPESLS, from the coding sequence ATGTTTGTTGCTAAAGAAAAAAAAGAGGAAAATATTGCGGAGTATATTCTCTATATGTGGCAAATTGAAGATTTAATCCGTGCCAATCAATTAGACCTTGATGCAATTCAACAAAATATCATTGCTTCATCTTCCCTTTCTCCTGATAAGAAAAAACAGCTTTTAGAGTGGTATTCAGATCTTATTGAAATGATGCGTGCTGAAAATATTCAACAAACCGGTCATTTACAGTTTGTTTCGAATGCTTTGGATGATCTGATAGATTTGCATTATGCGTTGGTCAAATCACAAAAACATGCTGATTATACTGCGCAACTTTATAAAGCATTACCCTATATGGCGGATTTTATACGTAGGTCAGAGGTGGCTTCACATGCAAAAGATGAAGTTGAAGGTTGCTTTGTCTTTCTATATGGCGTTTTTCTGTTGAGATTGCAACGCAAACCCTTAACCCAAGAAACCGAGCAGGCATTCGCACAAATATCAAAGCTTATTGCTCTTCTCTCTCTAAAATATAAACAGTTTCAGTTGGGAGCTTTAGATCCTGAATCACTAAGCTAA